The Corvus cornix cornix isolate S_Up_H32 chromosome 26, ASM73873v5, whole genome shotgun sequence genome includes a region encoding these proteins:
- the TNNT2 gene encoding troponin T, cardiac muscle isoform X3 translates to MSDTEEVTEEYEQEQEEECVEEGQEEQVEEAEEESEETKAEEQEDETNAAGEGGEGDQEQEPGEGESKPKPKVFMPNLVPPKIPDGERLDFDDIHRKRMEKDLNELQALIEAHFESRKKEEEELLSLKDRIEQRRAERAEQQRIRSEREKERQARMAEERARKEEEEARKRAEEEARKKKAFSNMLHFGGYMQKSEKKGGKKQTEREKKKKILGERRKPLNIDHLSEDKLRDKARELWQNVHDLEAEKFDLQEKFKRQKYEINVLRNRISDHQKVKGSKGARGKTMVGSRWK, encoded by the exons ATGTCAGATACGGAGGAGGTCACCGAGGAGTACGAGCA ggagcaggaag AGGAGTGCGTGGAGGAAG GCCAGGAAGAGCAGGTAgaggaggcggaggaggagAGCGAAGAAACCAAGGCAGAAG AACAAGAAGATGAAACGAATGCAGCAGGAGAAG GTGGAGAGGGAGACCAAGAGCAGGAGCCTGGGGAAG GTGAATCGAAGCCAAAGCCCAA GGTCTTCATGCCCAACCTGGTGCCTCCCAAAATCCCAGATGGTGAGAGACTGGATTTTGAC GACATTCACCGCAAGCGCATGGAGAAGGACCTGAACGAGCTGCAGGCCCTCATTGAAGCCCACTTTGAGagcaggaagaaggaggaagaggagctcCTGTCCCTCAAGGACAGGATT GAGCAGCGGCGAGCGGAGCGGGCAGAGCAGCAGCGGATCCGCAGCGAGCGGGAGAAGGAGCGCCAGGCCCGCATGGCC GAAGAAAGAGCTCgcaaggaggaagaggaggcgCGAAagagggcagaggaggaggcGCGGAAGAAGAAGGCGTTCTCCAACATGCTGCACTTCGGGGGTTACATGCAGAAG TCAGAGAAAAAGGGGGGGAAGAAGCAAACGGAGcgggaaaagaagaagaagatcCTCGGTGAGCGACGGAAGCCCCTGAACATCGACCACCTCAGCGAGGACAAGCTGAG GGACAAGgccagggagctgtggcagaACGTCCATGACCTGGAGGCTGAGAAATTTGACCTGCAGGAGAAGTTCAAGCGGCAGAAATATGAG atCAACGTCCTTCGAAACCGCATCAGTGACCACCAGAAAGT CAAAGG GTCCAAGGGCGCCCGTGGGAAGACCATGGTGGGCAGCCGATGGAAGTAG
- the TNNT2 gene encoding troponin T, cardiac muscle isoform X1, translating into MSDTEEVTEEYEQEQEEECVEEEEEEWIEEDDGQEEQVEEAEEESEETKAEEQEDETNAAGEGGEGDQEQEPGEGESKPKPKVFMPNLVPPKIPDGERLDFDDIHRKRMEKDLNELQALIEAHFESRKKEEEELLSLKDRIEQRRAERAEQQRIRSEREKERQARMAEERARKEEEEARKRAEEEARKKKAFSNMLHFGGYMQKSEKKGGKKQTEREKKKKILGERRKPLNIDHLSEDKLRDKARELWQNVHDLEAEKFDLQEKFKRQKYEINVLRNRISDHQKVKGSKGARGKTMVGSRWK; encoded by the exons ATGTCAGATACGGAGGAGGTCACCGAGGAGTACGAGCA ggagcaggaag AGGAGTGCGTGGAGGAAG AAGAGGAAGAATGGATAGAGGAAGACGACG GCCAGGAAGAGCAGGTAgaggaggcggaggaggagAGCGAAGAAACCAAGGCAGAAG AACAAGAAGATGAAACGAATGCAGCAGGAGAAG GTGGAGAGGGAGACCAAGAGCAGGAGCCTGGGGAAG GTGAATCGAAGCCAAAGCCCAA GGTCTTCATGCCCAACCTGGTGCCTCCCAAAATCCCAGATGGTGAGAGACTGGATTTTGAC GACATTCACCGCAAGCGCATGGAGAAGGACCTGAACGAGCTGCAGGCCCTCATTGAAGCCCACTTTGAGagcaggaagaaggaggaagaggagctcCTGTCCCTCAAGGACAGGATT GAGCAGCGGCGAGCGGAGCGGGCAGAGCAGCAGCGGATCCGCAGCGAGCGGGAGAAGGAGCGCCAGGCCCGCATGGCC GAAGAAAGAGCTCgcaaggaggaagaggaggcgCGAAagagggcagaggaggaggcGCGGAAGAAGAAGGCGTTCTCCAACATGCTGCACTTCGGGGGTTACATGCAGAAG TCAGAGAAAAAGGGGGGGAAGAAGCAAACGGAGcgggaaaagaagaagaagatcCTCGGTGAGCGACGGAAGCCCCTGAACATCGACCACCTCAGCGAGGACAAGCTGAG GGACAAGgccagggagctgtggcagaACGTCCATGACCTGGAGGCTGAGAAATTTGACCTGCAGGAGAAGTTCAAGCGGCAGAAATATGAG atCAACGTCCTTCGAAACCGCATCAGTGACCACCAGAAAGT CAAAGG GTCCAAGGGCGCCCGTGGGAAGACCATGGTGGGCAGCCGATGGAAGTAG
- the TNNT2 gene encoding troponin T, cardiac muscle isoform X4, producing MSDTEEVTEEYEQEQEEECVEEEEEEWIEEDDGQEEQVEEAEEESEETKAEEQEDETNAAGEGESKPKPKVFMPNLVPPKIPDGERLDFDDIHRKRMEKDLNELQALIEAHFESRKKEEEELLSLKDRIEQRRAERAEQQRIRSEREKERQARMAEERARKEEEEARKRAEEEARKKKAFSNMLHFGGYMQKSEKKGGKKQTEREKKKKILGERRKPLNIDHLSEDKLRDKARELWQNVHDLEAEKFDLQEKFKRQKYEINVLRNRISDHQKVKGSKGARGKTMVGSRWK from the exons ATGTCAGATACGGAGGAGGTCACCGAGGAGTACGAGCA ggagcaggaag AGGAGTGCGTGGAGGAAG AAGAGGAAGAATGGATAGAGGAAGACGACG GCCAGGAAGAGCAGGTAgaggaggcggaggaggagAGCGAAGAAACCAAGGCAGAAG AACAAGAAGATGAAACGAATGCAGCAGGAGAAG GTGAATCGAAGCCAAAGCCCAA GGTCTTCATGCCCAACCTGGTGCCTCCCAAAATCCCAGATGGTGAGAGACTGGATTTTGAC GACATTCACCGCAAGCGCATGGAGAAGGACCTGAACGAGCTGCAGGCCCTCATTGAAGCCCACTTTGAGagcaggaagaaggaggaagaggagctcCTGTCCCTCAAGGACAGGATT GAGCAGCGGCGAGCGGAGCGGGCAGAGCAGCAGCGGATCCGCAGCGAGCGGGAGAAGGAGCGCCAGGCCCGCATGGCC GAAGAAAGAGCTCgcaaggaggaagaggaggcgCGAAagagggcagaggaggaggcGCGGAAGAAGAAGGCGTTCTCCAACATGCTGCACTTCGGGGGTTACATGCAGAAG TCAGAGAAAAAGGGGGGGAAGAAGCAAACGGAGcgggaaaagaagaagaagatcCTCGGTGAGCGACGGAAGCCCCTGAACATCGACCACCTCAGCGAGGACAAGCTGAG GGACAAGgccagggagctgtggcagaACGTCCATGACCTGGAGGCTGAGAAATTTGACCTGCAGGAGAAGTTCAAGCGGCAGAAATATGAG atCAACGTCCTTCGAAACCGCATCAGTGACCACCAGAAAGT CAAAGG GTCCAAGGGCGCCCGTGGGAAGACCATGGTGGGCAGCCGATGGAAGTAG
- the TNNT2 gene encoding troponin T, cardiac muscle isoform X5 encodes MSDTEEVTEEYEQEQEEECVEEGQEEQVEEAEEESEETKAEEQEDETNAAGEGESKPKPKVFMPNLVPPKIPDGERLDFDDIHRKRMEKDLNELQALIEAHFESRKKEEEELLSLKDRIEQRRAERAEQQRIRSEREKERQARMAEERARKEEEEARKRAEEEARKKKAFSNMLHFGGYMQKSEKKGGKKQTEREKKKKILGERRKPLNIDHLSEDKLRDKARELWQNVHDLEAEKFDLQEKFKRQKYEINVLRNRISDHQKVKGSKGARGKTMVGSRWK; translated from the exons ATGTCAGATACGGAGGAGGTCACCGAGGAGTACGAGCA ggagcaggaag AGGAGTGCGTGGAGGAAG GCCAGGAAGAGCAGGTAgaggaggcggaggaggagAGCGAAGAAACCAAGGCAGAAG AACAAGAAGATGAAACGAATGCAGCAGGAGAAG GTGAATCGAAGCCAAAGCCCAA GGTCTTCATGCCCAACCTGGTGCCTCCCAAAATCCCAGATGGTGAGAGACTGGATTTTGAC GACATTCACCGCAAGCGCATGGAGAAGGACCTGAACGAGCTGCAGGCCCTCATTGAAGCCCACTTTGAGagcaggaagaaggaggaagaggagctcCTGTCCCTCAAGGACAGGATT GAGCAGCGGCGAGCGGAGCGGGCAGAGCAGCAGCGGATCCGCAGCGAGCGGGAGAAGGAGCGCCAGGCCCGCATGGCC GAAGAAAGAGCTCgcaaggaggaagaggaggcgCGAAagagggcagaggaggaggcGCGGAAGAAGAAGGCGTTCTCCAACATGCTGCACTTCGGGGGTTACATGCAGAAG TCAGAGAAAAAGGGGGGGAAGAAGCAAACGGAGcgggaaaagaagaagaagatcCTCGGTGAGCGACGGAAGCCCCTGAACATCGACCACCTCAGCGAGGACAAGCTGAG GGACAAGgccagggagctgtggcagaACGTCCATGACCTGGAGGCTGAGAAATTTGACCTGCAGGAGAAGTTCAAGCGGCAGAAATATGAG atCAACGTCCTTCGAAACCGCATCAGTGACCACCAGAAAGT CAAAGG GTCCAAGGGCGCCCGTGGGAAGACCATGGTGGGCAGCCGATGGAAGTAG
- the TNNT2 gene encoding troponin T, cardiac muscle isoform X2 translates to MSDTEEVTEEYEQEQEEECVEEEEEEWIEEDDGQEEQVEEAEEESEETKAEEQEDETNAAGEGGEGDQEQEPGEGESKPKPKVFMPNLVPPKIPDGERLDFDDIHRKRMEKDLNELQALIEAHFESRKKEEEELLSLKDRIEQRRAERAEQQRIRSEREKERQARMAEERARKEEEEARKRAEEEARKKKAFSNMLHFGGYMQKSEKKGGKKQTEREKKKKILGERRKPLNIDHLSEDKLRDKARELWQNVHDLEAEKFDLQEKFKRQKYEINVLRNRISDHQKVSKGARGKTMVGSRWK, encoded by the exons ATGTCAGATACGGAGGAGGTCACCGAGGAGTACGAGCA ggagcaggaag AGGAGTGCGTGGAGGAAG AAGAGGAAGAATGGATAGAGGAAGACGACG GCCAGGAAGAGCAGGTAgaggaggcggaggaggagAGCGAAGAAACCAAGGCAGAAG AACAAGAAGATGAAACGAATGCAGCAGGAGAAG GTGGAGAGGGAGACCAAGAGCAGGAGCCTGGGGAAG GTGAATCGAAGCCAAAGCCCAA GGTCTTCATGCCCAACCTGGTGCCTCCCAAAATCCCAGATGGTGAGAGACTGGATTTTGAC GACATTCACCGCAAGCGCATGGAGAAGGACCTGAACGAGCTGCAGGCCCTCATTGAAGCCCACTTTGAGagcaggaagaaggaggaagaggagctcCTGTCCCTCAAGGACAGGATT GAGCAGCGGCGAGCGGAGCGGGCAGAGCAGCAGCGGATCCGCAGCGAGCGGGAGAAGGAGCGCCAGGCCCGCATGGCC GAAGAAAGAGCTCgcaaggaggaagaggaggcgCGAAagagggcagaggaggaggcGCGGAAGAAGAAGGCGTTCTCCAACATGCTGCACTTCGGGGGTTACATGCAGAAG TCAGAGAAAAAGGGGGGGAAGAAGCAAACGGAGcgggaaaagaagaagaagatcCTCGGTGAGCGACGGAAGCCCCTGAACATCGACCACCTCAGCGAGGACAAGCTGAG GGACAAGgccagggagctgtggcagaACGTCCATGACCTGGAGGCTGAGAAATTTGACCTGCAGGAGAAGTTCAAGCGGCAGAAATATGAG atCAACGTCCTTCGAAACCGCATCAGTGACCACCAGAAAGT GTCCAAGGGCGCCCGTGGGAAGACCATGGTGGGCAGCCGATGGAAGTAG